From a region of the Pseudoclavibacter endophyticus genome:
- a CDS encoding MetQ/NlpA family ABC transporter substrate-binding protein, with protein MPRFTKALAALGAAALVGTLAACAPAGDDDVIRIGVVGAADPEWALFTEAAAAEGITVEVIDFGEYTQPNPATTAGDIDINQFQHIQFLAQHNVDSGDDLQPLGSTAIYPLGLYSDKHDDVAAIPEGGRIGIPNDIVNQARGLLVLQSAGLVELEGGGNAYSTVDDIDTAASKVEIVPIDADKIGTSMPDLEAAIMNNDFLEAAGFQAADAIAEDDPADPAALPYVNIFATTADNVDNETYLRLVELYHESQDVLDAVQEGAGGTAEFVNLPASELQASLEETQAAYAETKE; from the coding sequence ATGCCCCGATTCACCAAGGCGCTCGCCGCGCTCGGCGCCGCAGCGCTCGTCGGCACACTCGCCGCCTGCGCGCCCGCGGGCGACGACGACGTCATTCGCATCGGCGTCGTCGGCGCCGCGGACCCCGAGTGGGCGCTCTTCACCGAGGCTGCTGCGGCCGAGGGCATCACCGTCGAGGTCATCGACTTCGGCGAGTACACGCAGCCCAACCCGGCGACGACCGCGGGCGATATCGATATCAATCAGTTCCAGCACATCCAGTTTCTGGCCCAGCACAACGTCGACTCCGGCGACGACCTCCAGCCCCTCGGTTCGACGGCCATCTACCCGCTCGGTCTCTACTCGGACAAGCACGACGACGTGGCCGCGATTCCCGAGGGCGGCCGCATCGGCATCCCCAACGACATCGTGAACCAGGCCCGTGGCCTGCTCGTGCTGCAGTCGGCCGGCCTCGTCGAGCTCGAGGGCGGCGGAAACGCCTACTCGACGGTCGACGACATCGATACGGCGGCGAGCAAGGTCGAGATCGTGCCCATCGACGCCGACAAGATCGGCACGTCGATGCCCGACCTTGAGGCCGCGATCATGAACAACGACTTCCTCGAGGCCGCGGGCTTCCAGGCGGCCGACGCGATCGCGGAGGACGACCCGGCCGACCCCGCCGCGCTCCCGTACGTCAACATCTTCGCCACGACCGCCGACAACGTCGACAACGAGACCTACCTCAGGTTGGTCGAGCTGTACCACGAGTCGCAGGACGTCCTCGACGCCGTGCAGGAGGGCGCCGGCGGCACGGCCGAGTTCGTGAACCTCCCCGCGAGCGAGCTGCAGGCCTCGCTCGAGGAGACGCAGGCGGCCTACGCCGAGACCAAGGAGTAG
- a CDS encoding DNA/RNA helicase — translation MALSKKNQRQLKRLRKHASSLWAEQQAVLEHARELRSEAGDNAKRLRDTELLPYLQGEYNARVRPNVDRGLGIARDAADDARVRFNGRVVPAAATIGGSIAGTFANLASEKSDYKGAAKKARGLSKTLDRRAKSALKEYDKKYNKKGIGVGGWFLIGAGVAAVAAVGYALWQTFRADDDLWIADEELDAPVTTVSPSSSTSGASASAPSTVTPSTSD, via the coding sequence ATGGCCCTCTCGAAGAAGAACCAGCGCCAGTTGAAGCGCCTGCGAAAGCACGCAAGCTCGCTGTGGGCCGAGCAGCAGGCGGTTCTCGAGCACGCCCGCGAGCTGCGGTCGGAGGCAGGCGACAATGCCAAGCGGCTGCGCGACACCGAGCTCCTCCCCTACCTGCAGGGCGAGTACAACGCTCGGGTTCGCCCGAACGTCGACCGAGGCCTCGGCATCGCTCGGGACGCGGCCGACGACGCTCGCGTGCGGTTCAACGGTCGTGTCGTTCCGGCCGCCGCCACCATCGGTGGCTCAATCGCCGGGACCTTCGCGAACCTCGCAAGCGAGAAGTCCGACTACAAGGGTGCGGCCAAGAAGGCCCGGGGTCTCTCGAAGACCCTGGACCGCCGAGCGAAGTCGGCGCTCAAGGAGTACGACAAGAAGTACAACAAGAAGGGCATCGGCGTCGGCGGCTGGTTCCTCATCGGCGCCGGCGTGGCGGCGGTCGCGGCCGTTGGCTACGCCCTCTGGCAGACCTTCCGCGCCGACGACGACCTCTGGATCGCCGACGAGGAGCTTGACGCGCCCGTGACGACGGTTTCACCGTCGTCGTCGACCTCGGGGGCGTCCGCGTCGGCACCGTCGACCGTCACACCGTCGACCTCAGACTAG
- a CDS encoding methionine ABC transporter permease encodes MFGGAELGDFLLTLADATWQTLFIVLVSLAGGGVGGLALGLGVYLTRPGNLYANALAHTVLNIVVNFVRPIPFLLLLVILVPFARVVVGTGIGNPPVIFAISVAAVFGISRIVEQNLLSVSPGVVEAARSAGAGRFQIVWSVIIPEALGPLILGYTYIFVALVDMSAVAGWIGGGGLGTYAVQDGFRRNEWTIIIAAVVVIIVIVQAAQFLGNFVARKVLRR; translated from the coding sequence ATGTTCGGGGGAGCAGAGCTCGGAGACTTCCTGCTCACGCTCGCGGATGCGACGTGGCAGACACTGTTCATCGTCCTCGTCAGCCTCGCGGGTGGCGGCGTCGGCGGGCTCGCCCTCGGCCTCGGCGTCTACCTCACCCGGCCGGGCAACCTCTACGCGAACGCCCTCGCGCACACGGTGCTCAACATCGTCGTGAACTTCGTGCGGCCGATCCCCTTCCTCCTCCTGCTGGTGATCCTCGTGCCGTTCGCGCGCGTCGTGGTCGGGACCGGCATCGGAAACCCGCCCGTGATCTTCGCGATCTCCGTCGCCGCCGTGTTCGGCATCAGCCGCATCGTCGAGCAGAACCTGCTCAGCGTCTCACCCGGCGTCGTTGAGGCGGCGAGATCGGCCGGTGCAGGGCGGTTCCAGATCGTGTGGAGCGTCATCATCCCCGAGGCGCTCGGACCACTCATCCTCGGCTACACCTACATCTTCGTCGCGCTCGTCGACATGTCGGCGGTCGCGGGCTGGATCGGCGGGGGAGGCCTCGGCACCTACGCGGTGCAGGACGGCTTCCGCCGCAACGAGTGGACCATCATCATCGCCGCGGTGGTCGTCATCATCGTCATCGTCCAGGCCGCGCAGTTCCTCGGGAACTTCGTCGCGAGGAAGGTCCTGCGTCGGTAG
- a CDS encoding NUDIX hydrolase, whose product MHVRLASYGVIIHEERILLAHWRDRGRSGWTLPGGGVEPGEDPVEGAVREIWEETGFHASIDELLGIDSMIIKTSDRLIGGRGPMQALRIIYRASILGGELRSEVGGSTDEARWFDLDELADLRTVSLVRAGLRLFTERPTNGRLID is encoded by the coding sequence GTGCATGTCCGGCTCGCCTCCTACGGCGTCATCATCCACGAGGAGCGGATCCTGCTCGCGCACTGGCGCGACCGAGGCCGGAGCGGCTGGACCCTCCCTGGCGGCGGGGTCGAGCCCGGCGAGGATCCCGTTGAGGGTGCGGTGCGCGAGATCTGGGAAGAGACAGGCTTCCACGCGTCGATCGACGAGCTGCTCGGGATCGATTCGATGATCATCAAGACCTCCGACCGGCTCATCGGCGGCCGCGGACCCATGCAGGCCTTGCGCATCATCTACAGAGCGTCGATTCTTGGCGGCGAACTGCGCTCCGAAGTCGGCGGTTCGACCGACGAGGCGCGCTGGTTCGACCTCGACGAGCTCGCCGACCTGCGCACCGTTTCACTCGTCAGGGCCGGTCTGCGCCTGTTCACCGAGCGCCCCACGAACGGCCGTCTCATCGACTGA
- a CDS encoding putative transporter small subunit: MSTIALTVYVLAFPVIVLGVMIVIGRAFIKEWIDAHRNGRGLI, translated from the coding sequence ATGAGCACCATTGCCCTGACCGTGTACGTCCTGGCCTTCCCGGTCATCGTGCTCGGCGTCATGATCGTCATCGGCCGCGCATTCATCAAGGAGTGGATCGATGCGCACAGGAACGGGCGCGGCCTGATCTGA
- a CDS encoding sodium:solute symporter family protein, whose protein sequence is MVVFFGGTFLISFRIRRRRENADDFMTAGNRIGFGISAASMTATWIWASSMYASASSGYTYGISGPIHYGLWGALMILFIYPFGKRIREVAPKAHTLAEVMYARHGRGSQLMLASSNIVGSLISLMSNFIAGGVLISMLSPFNFVQGVIAIAAGVLLYTLWSGFRASVLTDFIQVMAMLATVVIVVPVIFVAADFPAAFETGAANLTPEQSNFFSSEAFMNQGAPYIAAVLAYAIGNQTIAQRLFAVRKDLIRPTFITATVGYGAMVIGVGMLGVLALYLGFEPTGGNTDNLIPEMAASYLPFALLCLVFVMIIGALASTADSDLSAMSSIVMADVYGQNIAGKQRANPAVMIWVGRITMIAATALAVVFASFEFSILDLLVFVGALWGALVFPVIASFYWKKVTNVGFVVGALAGIAIFIPVRFELFPYGGGFFALAIAVDVLAVLGIGVIFGLMAFGFFGLRTAYIVGVVTAVAAAPFAIGTLHEYATLSGSLVAYSASTILCFFLSFRSKREFDFSVIKERTGDFDTEHRHALGDDPETDETAQAADTVSGPAGARTANSTTKE, encoded by the coding sequence ATGGTGGTCTTCTTCGGCGGAACCTTCCTGATTTCCTTCCGCATCCGGCGCCGTCGCGAGAACGCCGACGACTTCATGACCGCGGGAAACCGCATCGGTTTCGGCATTTCCGCAGCGAGCATGACAGCGACCTGGATCTGGGCCTCATCCATGTACGCATCGGCCAGCTCCGGCTACACGTACGGCATCTCTGGACCCATCCACTACGGGCTTTGGGGCGCCCTGATGATTCTGTTCATCTACCCGTTCGGCAAGCGGATCCGCGAGGTCGCGCCCAAGGCGCACACGCTTGCGGAGGTCATGTACGCCCGGCACGGTCGCGGCAGCCAGCTGATGCTCGCCAGCTCGAACATCGTGGGCAGTCTCATCAGCCTCATGTCGAACTTCATCGCCGGCGGCGTGCTGATCTCGATGCTCTCGCCCTTCAACTTCGTGCAGGGCGTCATCGCCATCGCCGCGGGAGTGCTGCTCTACACGCTGTGGTCGGGGTTCCGAGCTTCGGTGCTGACCGACTTCATCCAAGTCATGGCGATGCTCGCGACCGTCGTGATCGTGGTGCCGGTGATCTTCGTCGCCGCCGACTTCCCTGCGGCGTTCGAAACCGGCGCAGCGAACCTCACCCCCGAGCAGAGCAACTTCTTCTCGTCCGAGGCCTTCATGAACCAGGGAGCGCCGTACATCGCGGCGGTGCTCGCCTACGCGATCGGCAACCAGACGATCGCTCAGCGGCTCTTCGCCGTGCGGAAAGACCTGATCCGGCCCACGTTCATCACGGCGACCGTCGGATACGGGGCCATGGTGATCGGCGTCGGCATGCTCGGCGTACTCGCCCTGTACCTGGGTTTCGAGCCGACGGGCGGCAACACGGACAACCTGATCCCCGAGATGGCCGCGAGCTACTTGCCTTTCGCGCTGCTGTGCCTCGTATTCGTCATGATCATCGGTGCCCTCGCGTCGACGGCCGACTCCGACCTCTCGGCGATGTCGTCGATCGTGATGGCGGATGTCTACGGCCAGAACATCGCGGGCAAGCAACGTGCGAATCCGGCCGTGATGATCTGGGTCGGCCGTATCACGATGATCGCCGCGACGGCGCTCGCCGTGGTGTTCGCCAGCTTCGAGTTCAGCATTCTCGACCTGCTCGTCTTCGTCGGTGCCCTGTGGGGCGCGCTCGTGTTCCCGGTCATCGCGAGCTTCTACTGGAAGAAGGTCACGAACGTGGGCTTCGTCGTGGGCGCGCTCGCCGGCATCGCGATCTTCATTCCCGTTCGGTTCGAGTTGTTCCCCTACGGGGGTGGATTCTTCGCGCTCGCGATCGCGGTCGACGTGCTGGCGGTGCTCGGGATCGGCGTGATCTTCGGCCTCATGGCGTTCGGGTTCTTCGGTTTGCGCACTGCGTACATCGTCGGCGTCGTCACAGCCGTCGCCGCTGCGCCGTTCGCGATCGGCACGCTCCACGAGTACGCCACCCTGAGCGGCTCGCTCGTCGCCTACTCCGCGAGCACCATCCTCTGCTTCTTCCTCTCGTTCCGGTCGAAGCGGGAATTCGACTTCAGCGTCATCAAGGAGCGCACGGGCGACTTCGACACCGAGCATCGGCATGCGCTCGGCGATGACCCGGAAACGGACGAAACCGCCCAAGCGGCCGACACCGTGTCCGGCCCCGCTGGCGCCCGCACCGCGAATTCCACCACGAAGGAGTAA
- a CDS encoding methionine ABC transporter ATP-binding protein has translation MALMSLRDVVKHYPSARKGGGPIRAIDGVSLDIEAGDIYGIIGYSGAGKSTLVRLINALERVSSGSIEIDGTDITTLPEPKLRAVRGGIGMIFQQFNLFNSRNVAGNVAYPLRVAKWPKADREQRVGELLDWVGLSDRARNYPDQLSGGQKQRVGIARALSTKPRILLADEATSALDPQTTEDVLGLLRRANEEFGVTIIVITHEMDVVKSICSHVAVMEEGHIVERGEVFDVFSSPQSPATRRFVSTVVQTVPSAQELAELRSRHDGRLVSVGVKSGETNQAEIFRRFGDADVDVELVYGGITEISGKSFGQLTFSLSGNAEDIDRAIAGVREIAEVADTERLVDELATPDKRTGNRIGSAGDHPPESDGTPGMGLGPGAL, from the coding sequence ATGGCCCTGATGAGCCTTCGCGATGTCGTGAAGCACTACCCATCGGCACGGAAGGGTGGCGGGCCGATCCGTGCCATCGACGGCGTCTCGCTCGACATCGAGGCCGGTGACATCTACGGCATCATCGGTTACTCCGGGGCCGGGAAATCGACGCTCGTGCGGCTCATCAACGCCCTCGAACGGGTGTCGAGCGGCTCCATCGAGATCGACGGTACCGACATCACCACGTTGCCTGAGCCCAAGCTCCGCGCAGTGCGCGGCGGCATCGGGATGATCTTCCAGCAGTTCAACCTCTTCAACTCTCGCAACGTGGCTGGCAACGTCGCCTACCCGCTGCGGGTCGCCAAGTGGCCGAAGGCGGACCGCGAGCAGCGCGTAGGCGAGTTGCTCGACTGGGTCGGCCTCAGCGACCGGGCCCGCAACTACCCGGATCAGCTGTCCGGCGGCCAGAAGCAGCGGGTGGGGATCGCCCGCGCGCTGTCGACGAAGCCGCGCATTCTGCTGGCCGACGAGGCCACGAGCGCCCTCGACCCGCAGACGACCGAGGACGTGCTGGGACTGCTCCGCCGTGCCAACGAGGAGTTCGGGGTCACGATCATCGTGATCACGCACGAGATGGATGTCGTGAAGTCGATCTGCAGTCACGTCGCGGTCATGGAAGAGGGCCACATCGTCGAGCGAGGCGAGGTCTTCGACGTGTTCTCGTCGCCGCAGTCGCCCGCCACGCGCCGGTTCGTCTCGACCGTCGTGCAAACCGTGCCGAGCGCACAGGAACTCGCCGAGCTCCGCAGTCGCCACGACGGCCGGCTCGTGAGCGTTGGCGTGAAATCGGGCGAAACCAACCAGGCCGAGATCTTTCGACGCTTCGGGGACGCCGACGTCGACGTCGAGCTCGTCTACGGGGGCATCACCGAGATCTCGGGAAAGTCGTTCGGGCAGTTGACCTTCTCCCTCAGTGGCAACGCCGAGGATATCGACCGGGCGATCGCCGGCGTGCGTGAGATCGCCGAGGTCGCCGACACGGAACGCCTCGTCGATGAACTCGCGACCCCCGACAAGCGCACGGGGAACCGCATCGGAAGCGCAGGCGACCATCCCCCGGAATCCGATGGAACGCCCGGCATGGGGCTTGGACCGGGGGCCCTCTGA
- a CDS encoding SDR family oxidoreductase, giving the protein MSDPPTPSATPAPATDDTRNSAASLRGVSIVMSGGSRGIGLAIALRAARDGANVTLLAKTDRQHPKLEGTVHTAAEQIRAAGGGAVGVVGDLREETDIDRAVAAAVDTFGGIDIVVNNASAISLDGSLEVAAKRYDLMHQINVRGTFLFTRAAMPHLLDSSRPRVLTLSPPLNLAPKWLAAYPAYMTAKYGMTLTTLGHAHEFADRGLEANTLWPRTTIATAAVANVIGGDELMRRSRSPELYADAAYELLTGRARNGETLLCEDVLAEAGVTDLAAYSPGVEESSLFPDAFV; this is encoded by the coding sequence CTGTCGGATCCACCCACCCCCTCCGCCACGCCCGCACCTGCGACGGACGACACACGGAACTCCGCGGCCTCCCTACGAGGAGTGTCGATCGTGATGTCGGGCGGCTCGCGCGGCATCGGGCTCGCCATCGCGCTCCGGGCAGCGCGGGACGGCGCGAACGTGACGCTCCTCGCCAAGACTGATCGGCAACATCCCAAGCTCGAAGGCACGGTGCACACCGCGGCCGAGCAGATCCGCGCCGCCGGCGGTGGCGCAGTGGGGGTCGTAGGGGACCTGCGCGAAGAGACCGACATCGACCGAGCCGTTGCGGCTGCGGTCGACACGTTCGGTGGCATCGATATCGTCGTGAATAACGCGAGCGCGATCTCACTCGACGGTTCGCTCGAAGTCGCTGCCAAGCGCTACGACCTCATGCACCAGATCAACGTGCGCGGCACGTTCCTGTTCACGCGCGCGGCCATGCCTCATCTGCTCGACTCGAGCCGCCCCCGGGTGCTGACCCTCTCGCCGCCCCTGAACCTCGCACCGAAGTGGCTCGCGGCGTATCCCGCCTATATGACGGCGAAGTACGGCATGACGCTCACGACGCTCGGCCACGCTCACGAGTTCGCCGACCGCGGGCTCGAGGCGAACACGCTCTGGCCACGGACGACGATCGCGACGGCGGCGGTCGCGAATGTGATCGGCGGCGACGAGCTCATGCGGCGCAGCAGATCGCCCGAGCTCTATGCGGACGCCGCGTACGAGCTCCTGACGGGGCGCGCCCGCAACGGCGAAACGCTGCTGTGCGAAGACGTGCTCGCCGAGGCCGGAGTGACCGACCTCGCCGCCTACTCCCCCGGCGTCGAGGAGTCGTCGCTGTTCCCCGACGCGTTCGTGTGA
- a CDS encoding peptidylprolyl isomerase gives MSLATAIATITTNVGPITIELYGNHAPKTVKVITGLATGELEWVDPETGEKRNDPYYDGVAFHRIIPDFMIQGGDRTGTGAGGPGFTFDDEIHPELTFQDPYMLAMANAGKRGGQGTNGSQFFITTGPTTWLQGKHTIFGKVTDPASQQVVDKLGRVETDPRDRPLNDVVIQSFTIEPVAQG, from the coding sequence ATGTCTCTTGCTACCGCAATCGCGACCATCACGACGAACGTCGGCCCCATCACGATCGAGCTCTACGGCAACCACGCCCCGAAGACCGTCAAGGTCATCACGGGCCTCGCTACGGGGGAGCTCGAGTGGGTCGACCCCGAGACGGGTGAGAAGCGCAACGACCCGTACTACGACGGCGTCGCGTTCCACCGCATCATTCCCGACTTCATGATTCAGGGTGGCGACCGCACCGGGACGGGCGCTGGCGGTCCCGGCTTCACCTTCGACGACGAGATCCACCCGGAGCTCACGTTCCAGGATCCTTACATGCTCGCGATGGCGAACGCCGGCAAGCGCGGCGGTCAGGGCACCAACGGCTCGCAGTTCTTCATCACGACCGGTCCGACGACATGGCTGCAGGGCAAGCACACCATCTTCGGCAAGGTCACCGACCCCGCTTCGCAGCAGGTCGTCGACAAGCTCGGACGGGTCGAGACCGACCCGCGCGACCGTCCCCTGAACGACGTCGTGATCCAGAGCTTCACGATCGAGCCTGTCGCCCAGGGCTGA
- a CDS encoding rhomboid family intramembrane serine protease yields MPDYGQRAEQRADNSCYRHPDRQSFVLCQRCGKTICGDCQTPAPVGVICPGCVAEAKRAHKGSRPGLGTRLSRAAALGRPVVTYSIIAVTLLVYAVQFVTGGFVTNLLLFNPVTLWVDGDRFEPWRALTVTLVHGGIWHVLFNMVTLWLFGRVLEPLYGRLRFGLVWVAAALGGSLAVVIATPTGSVIGASGAVFGLFGAYFVVMRQARMNTTSLLVLVGINVVMGFINPGVSWQAHIGGLLVGLLAGWLVSRDVRGPRAVSTDGRKRPPASGAVLVGVLALALFGACLLWANTIGVSTAVAGG; encoded by the coding sequence GTGCCCGACTATGGTCAGCGCGCTGAGCAGCGTGCCGACAATTCCTGTTACCGGCACCCGGATCGGCAGAGCTTCGTCCTGTGCCAGCGCTGCGGCAAGACGATCTGCGGCGACTGCCAGACGCCGGCGCCGGTCGGGGTGATCTGCCCTGGCTGCGTGGCCGAGGCGAAACGTGCCCACAAGGGTTCACGGCCCGGCCTCGGCACACGCCTCAGCCGCGCCGCGGCGCTCGGCCGGCCGGTCGTGACGTACTCGATCATCGCCGTCACGTTGCTCGTGTACGCCGTGCAGTTCGTGACCGGCGGATTCGTCACCAATCTGCTGCTGTTCAATCCCGTCACCCTCTGGGTCGACGGCGATCGGTTCGAGCCATGGCGAGCGCTGACCGTCACCCTCGTGCACGGTGGCATATGGCACGTGCTGTTCAACATGGTCACGCTCTGGCTTTTCGGGCGCGTGCTGGAGCCGCTCTATGGGCGTCTGCGGTTCGGCCTCGTGTGGGTTGCGGCGGCGCTCGGCGGATCCCTCGCCGTCGTCATCGCGACCCCCACAGGGTCGGTGATCGGAGCATCCGGTGCCGTCTTCGGCCTGTTCGGCGCATACTTCGTGGTGATGCGGCAGGCGCGGATGAACACCACCTCGCTGCTGGTGCTCGTCGGCATCAACGTCGTCATGGGGTTTATCAACCCCGGCGTCTCATGGCAGGCACACATCGGCGGCCTGTTGGTCGGTCTCCTCGCGGGGTGGCTGGTCAGCCGCGACGTACGGGGCCCGCGGGCGGTATCGACGGACGGCCGCAAACGGCCTCCGGCCTCCGGTGCCGTACTCGTTGGCGTGCTGGCGCTCGCGCTCTTCGGCGCGTGCCTGCTCTGGGCCAACACGATCGGCGTGAGCACGGCCGTGGCGGGAGGCTGA